Part of the Nitrosopumilus sp. genome is shown below.
GGACTTTCTAATATTTTATGTTCTGGGATTTTTTCAACCATGAAAATATTTATCCAAATTGGAATTGCTACTTTTGGATTTGAAATCCAATTTCCTGGGTTGTTCCATTCTTGAAATGTATCTATTGGAATAGTAATCATCGCAACTATTGAAACTCCTATTAGCATACATAGAATTGTAATTCCTGCAATCCCCATTTTGCTCTTAAGAAATTCTTTTTTGATTTCTCTCGGGGTTATGTTGCTCATTTTCCAGTTCTCACTCGAGGATCAAAGTATCCATATAGCAAATCTGCCACAAATATGCTAATCAAGAAGAATACGGTAAGCAAATATGTTGCACCGATAATTACTGGTAGATCCATCACTGTGATTGCTTCAAAGTACAATCTTCCCATTCCTGGCCAATCAAAAACTGCTTCTGTAATTATTGCTCCTCCTAAAGAACCTGATAAACTAAGTGCTAAAATTGTGACAATTGGAGGTGCTGCATTTTTCAATGCATGTGTGTAAATAATTTTCTTTTGTTTTATTCCAATTGTTTTTTTTGCAATGATGAAATCTTCTTGCATAATCCCAACCATGAAATTTCTTACAAGGTATGCCCATGAACCAAATCCAATCATTACAATTGTAATTAATGGTAATGCCATATGATATAGCAATGAACCAATGTATGCTGGATCTGATGATGGAATGTCTGGTGTTGCTCTTGCGGGAAAAATTTGATAAGTAAAAGCAAATAAAAATATCATTAGCATTCCTATCCACCAAACAGGGAAACTTGAACTAATAATTGCAAAACTTGAAGTGATTCTATCTATAATGGAGCCAACTTTACTGCTTGAAAATGCTCCTAGAAATATTCCTATGATTGATATGATGACTGTTGCACTAGTAAACAATAAAACCGTTCTAGGGAGCTTTTCAAAAAGAATATCTTTAACATCTGAGGAACCTTCGTCACTAGTTAGGAATGTGGCATTTCCAAAATCTAACATCATAATTTTGTACATTGTCACTCCTATTCTCTGAGGCGAATACCATGGTTCATCTAGTCCTAAAATCTTAATTCTTTGCTCAATCTGACTTTGAATGAATTCTTCAAATTCTTCTACTGTTGAAAAGCTTTCAGCAATGGCTGGATTCTCTGTAATTTCTGATCTTACCTGAAAAACGATTCCTTGTGTAAGAATTGTGTCCATGTTGGAACCTACTAAGGCTATTGTGATTAATAGTGTAATCATCAAAACCCCAAACATTGTTACCACTCTTGTGGCAATATATCGTCGCATGCTCAACAATCTCAAGGTGGAGAATTACTTTATAACAATAGATGTTTTTCCCACAGTTTATTACTGCATAATAATACTGAGTTTTAGAAAAGACATGTCCTTTGATAGAGAAAGAGAAATGCACACCGCAACATGCGGTGATTGTGGAAATGAATGTCAAGTACCATTCCAACCAAAAGAAGACAGACCTGTATATTGCAGAGAATGCTTCCAAAATCACAGACCTGCCCCAAGACAAGGTGGTGGAAGATTTGGACGATCTGGAGGTAGATTTGGTAGAAGAGATGATAGACCACGAGAAATGCATGACGCAAAATGTGGTGATTGTGGGGCAGATACCCAAGTACCATTCAAACCAAAAGAAGACAGACCTGTATATTGCAGAGAATGCTTCCAAAATCACAGAAATTAGAAAATCGTTTTGAGTAAATTTCAAAACTACTTTATTTTATATTCTTAAATTCAACTTTTCCTATTTCACCAAAAGTAGACGAGAGTGAAACGAATTCTAGGCTTTACTAAGGCAGAAAAGCAAGTCTCTCGTCGATATATTATACACGATCATATCATTTAAACATTTTATGAAGATATGAAAAATAACAGATAAAACTTTGAATTTTTTATAATTATTCATGAGTGCTAATACTCTTCGAAAAGCAAAAAAACTTGTTGAAAGTGGTGGCGTGGTTAAAATTGAAGATGATCTGTTTCAAATAAAATCCTCCTCTGATCCTGAAAAATCTTATTTTGTTACCTCTGATACCTGTGAGTGTCCTGGTTTCAAAAATTTCTATAAATTTCATCATGGGAAAGGTCTGAAGGCCAACTGTTCTCATTTGGAAGCAATCAGAATATTCAAACAGGAAAATTCCGGTTAATTTACTTTATATTCTTAACATCTACTTTGCCCACAAATGCCTTGTTCTTTGTAATTATGATGGGGCGAAGGATTAATCCTGGATTTTTTACCATCAGTTTGATAATTTGAGAATCTGTTTTCTTTGCATTTTCTAAATTCAACTCTTTGTACATTTTGTCTCTTTTTCGCAATAGTTTTGATGGTTTCTTGCCTGACATTTTGATAATTTTTTTCAATTCTGCTTCTGAAAATGGTTCTTTGAAAAAATCTCTCTTTTCAATATCTGCATTCATACGTTCAATCTCTGATATTGTCTTTTTACAGGTAATGCAGGAAGATTTGTAATAGACTTTCATCTTGTTTTTTCTGGGTGTGTTCAATTAAAAATCCTTTAGAAAAATGCTCTTATGCACAGCAGATTGATTTTTTAAATTCTTCAGAATTTCTCTCAAAATTACATTCCTTACATGCCTGCCATCTTCTTTTTTTGAGGATTGTAAATGATGAGTCATAAGAGATTGAGTACATTTTTCCTCCACATGAAGGACATGATAATGGAATATCTATCTTCATCAATAATTATTGATTTATTTTGAATATAAGATCCGCGTAGAAATTATCTTTTATTCTGCAGAAGTTTGATTTCCATTTGGAACTTTACTTTCTTCTAGGTATTCCTCATTGAATTGCTCAATCATATGTTTTGGAATCGAAATCAAATCAAGATATGCTTGTCTTGCTTCTTCATACGTTCCTCCATTTGCAAGAATTTCATCTCTTGCTTTTTGGGCCTTTATGACATTATTTTTTGTATAGTTTAATTGATCAGTTACCATGTCCTGAATCTCTGGATTCAAACTTTGAATGTAATTATCATACTTGAAACCTTCAAACATTCCTCCGCCTGGTTGATAGTCTTCTATAGCCTGCTTTCTTAATGCTTCAGATATTCTTCTTTGCTGTTCCACAAATATTTGATCCTCATTAGGCTGCATTGCCTCTTTTTGTTCAGCGATTAAATCATTTAGTAATCCATGATAATATTTGTACAATGTTTGACCGATAGGATCTTTTTCAAAATCGCTTTCATTTGCACTTAGATATTTTATTGCTTGTTCGGTGGATAATTGTTG
Proteins encoded:
- a CDS encoding ArsC/Spx/MgsR family protein, with product MKVYYKSSCITCKKTISEIERMNADIEKRDFFKEPFSEAELKKIIKMSGKKPSKLLRKRDKMYKELNLENAKKTDSQIIKLMVKNPGLILRPIIITKNKAFVGKVDVKNIK
- a CDS encoding CxxC-x17-CxxC domain-containing protein produces the protein MSFDREREMHTATCGDCGNECQVPFQPKEDRPVYCRECFQNHRPAPRQGGGRFGRSGGRFGRRDDRPREMHDAKCGDCGADTQVPFKPKEDRPVYCRECFQNHRN
- a CDS encoding carboxypeptidase regulatory-like domain-containing protein; translated protein: MLFSLIQTSQAELWEFVIELNVEKPEIISGDTVVVTGRVVDHAYKATRGVEVLVRTGADTTKAFTDPNGMFRAEFKDFQRVPGTYTVNVIASWYGMTGLASTEFLVKGDSTPVSILQQQLSTEQAIKYLSANESDFEKDPIGQTLYKYYHGLLNDLIAEQKEAMQPNEDQIFVEQQRRISEALRKQAIEDYQPGGGMFEGFKYDNYIQSLNPEIQDMVTDQLNYTKNNVIKAQKARDEILANGGTYEEARQAYLDLISIPKHMIEQFNEEYLEESKVPNGNQTSAE
- a CDS encoding ABC transporter permease; the encoded protein is MRRYIATRVVTMFGVLMITLLITIALVGSNMDTILTQGIVFQVRSEITENPAIAESFSTVEEFEEFIQSQIEQRIKILGLDEPWYSPQRIGVTMYKIMMLDFGNATFLTSDEGSSDVKDILFEKLPRTVLLFTSATVIISIIGIFLGAFSSSKVGSIIDRITSSFAIISSSFPVWWIGMLMIFLFAFTYQIFPARATPDIPSSDPAYIGSLLYHMALPLITIVMIGFGSWAYLVRNFMVGIMQEDFIIAKKTIGIKQKKIIYTHALKNAAPPIVTILALSLSGSLGGAIITEAVFDWPGMGRLYFEAITVMDLPVIIGATYLLTVFFLISIFVADLLYGYFDPRVRTGK